The following proteins come from a genomic window of Alnus glutinosa chromosome 10, dhAlnGlut1.1, whole genome shotgun sequence:
- the LOC133880056 gene encoding transcription termination factor MTEF18, mitochondrial, producing MPVPKSLFTILSHHFSTTTNLPSLSKIPSKYRAQAIQQAQKALTEYLHTTRGLPFPYAEHIARNSLFSVSNLIAKLDFSPSDFSKSFRRFLRYHPIDEFKFFFESIGISYGEVNGFLPANKFFFSEDGTVFSAACALSAFGFPWNRLGKLCKEEFSIFSQSSEDLTARLCRFKEYGLSNVSVIGICLAFPHVLSWDGELGGEIDALFDDLKRVFIDFDLATCVEENVDAWYEVCRKIRVFYDLGCEKGTVGDLMGRSKYVFLEYPEEVLVQKAEYFCRFGVRKEDVGLLLLRSPEIMNLDMETPVISVLGFLKHFGLSTKELESISRKYPYVLGRNKMANLPHVMKALNLHEWFFHKLKSGNHQLLANYVLSDPDEGLDTEFRDGLEKIKSSRCPIHTMKKLNFLHGIGYGENALTMKVLDHLHGTSIKLQERFDCLLHLGIEFSNLCMMVMSTPKVINQKPETIEQKVNFLCQEMGISLQYLDVFPAFLCFDLENRIKPRYRFHVWLTEKGFCTKAYSIASIVATSEKQFVVRLSGIHPDAPKKWSEHFSPKKPLGS from the coding sequence ATGCCAGTCCCCAAATCCCTCTTCACCATCCTCTCCCACCACTTCTCTACCACCACAAATCTTCCAAGCCTCTCCAAAATTCCCTCCAAGTACAGGGCCCAAGCCATCCAACAAGCCCAGAAGGCCCTCACGGAGTACCTCCACACCACCAGGGGCTTGCCATTCCCCTACGCCGAGCACATTGCCAGGAACTCCCTCTTCTCGGTGTCCAACCTCATTGCCAAGCTCGATTTCTCGCCCTCGGATTTCTCAAAAAGCTTCAGGAGGTTCCTCAGGTACCATCCCATCGACgaatttaagtttttctttgaaAGCATTGGCATCAGTTATGGTGAGGTTAATGGGTTTTTGCCTGCAAACAAGTTCTTTTTCTCGGAAGACGGGACTGTTTTCAGCGCGGCTTGTGCGCTTTCGGCATTTGGGTTTCCGTGGAATCGGTTGGGGAAGTTGTGTAAGGAGGAATTTTCGATATTTAGTCAGAGTTCGGAGGATTTGACTGCTAGGCTTTGCAGGTTTAAGGAATATGGTTTGAGTAATGTTTCAGTGATCGGTATTTGTCTAGCTTTTCCGCATGTGTTGAGTTGGGATGGGGAATTGGGTGGTGAAATTGACGCATTGTTTGATGATTTGAAAAGGGTTTTTATAGATTTTGATTTGGCAACTTGTGTTGAGGAAAATGTGGATGCTTGGTATGAAGTTTGTAGAAAAATACGTGTCTTTTACGATTTGGGTTGTGAGAAGGGGACGGTAGGGGATCTGATGGGTAGGAGCAAATATGTTTTCCTTGAATACCCAGAAGAGGTTTTGGTCCAAAAAGCAGAATACTTTTGTAGATTTGGTGTTAGGAAGGAGGATGTTGGTCTGTTGCTTCTTCGGAGCCCGGAGATTATGAATCTTGATATGGAAACACCAGTGATTTCAGTTTTGGGGTTCTTGAAACATTTTGGATTGAGCACAAAAGAGTTAGAGTCCATTAGTCGAAAGTATCCTTATGTGTTGGGAAGAAATAAAATGGCTAATTTGCCTCATGTGATGAAGGCTTTGAATCTACATGAATGGTTCTTCCATAAGCTGAAGAGTGGAAATCATCAATTGTTAGCTAATTATGTCCTAAGTGATCCTGATGAAGGCTTGGATACAGAATTTAGAGATGGCTTGGAGAAGATTAAATCTTCAAGATGCCCTATTCATACcatgaaaaagttgaatttcTTGCATGGCATTGGGTATGGGGAAAATGCCTTGACCATGAAGGTCCTAGATCACTTGCATGGCACTAGCATTAAGTTGCAAGAGCGATTTGATTGCCTCCTCCATCTAGGGATTGAGTTCTCGAACCTCTGTATGATGGTAATGTCAACACCAAAGGTCATAAACCAAAAGCCTGAAACTATAGAGCAGAAAGTGAATTTTCTCTGCCAGGAAATGGGAATCTCTCTACAGTACCTAGACGTTTTTCCtgcatttttgtgttttgactTAGAGAACCGGATCAAACCTAGGTACAGATTCCACGTTTGGCTTACAGAAAAGGGTTTTTGTACAAAAGCCTACTCCATTGCAAGCATTGTAGCAACCAGTGAAAAGCAATTTGTAGTTCGCCTCTCTGGAATTCATCCAGACGCTCCAAAAAAGTGGTCTGAGCATTTCTCTCCCAAAAAACCATTAGGTTCATAA
- the LOC133879186 gene encoding uncharacterized protein LOC133879186: MGILPFSIISVKAINSYNLIKVLKDKEGNRVTDMQHIKEVAFGFYQNFLGKTSHEFNQVKADRVSSLFKRKFSPSCVAGMQARVTKSEIQKVIFSMNKNKAPWLDGFSVGFFQKAWSVVGEEVRDAILEFFTSSRLLKEANATILTLVPKKKNPASMEVISSNEGAFIPRRSIAKNILLAQELVCNYHREQAWIRECITSPSFSLALNGSLVGYFQGRKGLQQGDLISPYLFVLAMEGLSLLLEEIASNNPLFAFHPKCSSIKLTHLCFADDLLIFFAASINSVKAIKGVLDEFELLSGLKEGTQPVRYLGVPLITKRMATADCDILVSKIAAQIESCSGTYSCAAAWEKLRVKRPVVEWWKILVFCDAIVTKEIMCRWGYARSTNCLFCHGFQESRDHIFFQCSFSRRIWKAIMAECSFPNPPIDWESVAEWSVVVLHGKGLKFNLGKLCFGAFVYQLWKQRNAFLHGRIPKSEEAIIMQIKWEVKSRTLAKAMLQGM; the protein is encoded by the exons ATGGGAATACTGCCTTTTTCCATAATTTCGGTTAAAGCCATAAATTCCTATAACCTAATTAAAGTTTTGAAGGATAAGGAGGGGAATAGAGTGACTGATATGCAGCATATAAAGGAGGTAGCCTTTGGTTTCTACCAGAATTTTCTTGGTAAAACTTCTCATGAGTTTAACCAAGTAAAAGCTGATCGGGTGTCCAGTTTATTCAAGAGAAAGTTTTCTCCCTCTTGTGTGGCTGGAATGCAAGCAAGGGTTACTAAATCTGAAATTCAGAAAGTGATCTTCTCCATGAACAAAAACAAAGCACCTTGGCTGGATGGATTCTCTGTAGGGTTCTTCCAAAAAGCTTGGTCAGTTGTGGGGGAGGAGGTCCGTGATGCTATTCTGGAATTCTTCACCTCGAGTAGGCTTCTTAAGGAAGCAAATGCTACTATTTTGACTTTGgttccaaagaaaaagaatccaGCTTCAATGG AAGTCATTAGCTCTAATGAAGGAGCTTTTATTCCAAGGAGAAGCATTGCTAAGAATATTTTACTTGCTCAAGAGCTAGTGTGCAACTATCATAGAGAGCAAG CTTGGATTAGGGAATGCATAACTAGTCCTAGCTTCTCTCTTGCCCTTAATGGATCCTTGGTGGGTTACTTTCAAGGTAGAAAAGGCCTTCAGCAAGGGGACCTCATTTCCCCCTATTTGTTTGTTCTAGCCATGGAGGGTTTATCTCTATTGTTGGAGGAGATTGCTAGCAACAACCCCTTGTTTGCTTTTCATCCTAAGTGCAGCTCTATTAAGCTCACTCATTTGTGTTTTGCGGATGACTTATTAATCTTCTTTGCTGCATCTATAAATTCTGTTAAAGCTATAAAAGGAGTTCTTGATGAATTTGAACTACTTTCGGGTTTAAAG GAAGGGACACAGCCTGTCCGATATCTAGGGGTTCCTTTAATCACCAAAAGAATGGCTACTGCAGATTGTGACATTTTGGTCTCCAAGATTGCTGCTCAGATAGAGTCTTG TTCTGGGACTTACTCATGTGCAGCAGCTTGGGAGAAATTGAGGGTGAAAAGGCCTGTTGTAGAATGGTGGAAAATT TTGGTCTTTTGTGACGCCATTGTAACCAAGGAGATAATGTGCCGCTGGGGTTATGCTAGAAGCACCAACTGCCTGTTTTGTCATGGATTCCAAGAGAGCCGAGATCATATTTTCTTCCAATGCAGCTTTAGTAGACGTATATGGAAGGCTATTATGGCTGAGTGCTCTTTTCCTAATCCTCCTATTGATTGGGAAAGTGTAGCGGAATGGAGTGTTGTTGTTTTGCATGGAAAAGGATTGAAATTCAACCTTGGCAAGCTTTGTTTTGGAGCATTTGTGTATCAACTGTGGAAGCAGAGGAATGCATTTCTGCATGGAAGAATTCCTAAGTCTGAGGAGGCCATCATTATGCAGATTAAATGGGAAGTGAAGTCTAGGACCCTTGCTAAGG CTATGCTTCAGGGGATGTAA